AAACCCTGAAGGACCAAATGAGATGGTAGTTGGGGTCAACCTGCTCGTTGTCTGAGAGAAGAGAGCAGAGAGTAGGCATTCCTGGAAGAGAATGGCAAGCCGTACATGAAGAACCGAGATTCATCATTGTCGTTGTAGACAAAATCCTGCAACAAAGACAACACATCATCGAGCTCAACAGAACCAACTTATTTGTGATGTGGAATGTTTATCTTGAGATGACTGGTCTTACTACGAGAGAAGCTAAGACCGGGGCGGGGGTGGTTTATGGAAAAAGCCACCAAAAGAACTGGGCCTCAAGCTGGGCGGTTGCCACTTCAATTATTCTTGCTGTTTGGGGGATGAGCCTGTTGACAAGTCTATTGGTAGCAGATATGTATAGTCAACGATAGTCAATCAAAAGATGGAGCATAACTTACTCTAGCTCCAAGCGGAGTGTGACCGAGAAAAAAGAGGTACATGTTCAGCTAGGACAATTAGATTGTGCATGCATTGGGGGTAGCTTTGAGTTTTGAGCACAATTTAGTGAAGGCTGTTCTGCATGGGAAAACAGGGCAAGGACATGATAACAAGAACACTGCTCAAACGAGTTACCATCGGCAGAAAAATAGAATTTCACACAATTAAACTAATCAAGCACAGTACTATACGGCCTGCTGTGACCAAAACTGGCACTCGATCTAGTTTTCAGATTAGCACAAGTTATTATTTCAGACGCAAGGTGCAGACCTTCACAGCTCAGCACCAAAGTCCTATGCGCGCATGTAACCCGATACAATTTCTCTCTCTACCTGCGCGTTTGACTGCACCttgagcagcagcagcagcagcagcctaGATGCTAGTAGTACTGCAAAGGGACCATACTCCTAGCTAGACCCAGCCCCTTGCTGATAAAAGTCATTCATACAGTTCAAATAGTATGAGTATACATACAAGTACAAGCAGCCGGGTCTGCAGTAAAAACAGAGATCAAGCCAGTAGTAAATATATACTGCTAGTGGTGTTTTTGAGTACAGTAGTAATTAAAAAAGGCCAAAGCAAGAAAACAAAAGGCAGCCTTATTTTTCCTTTCCCTCCCGCATTGCAAAGATCCTTCCTGCCCTTGCTCCCACTACTATATAGCCTCCCCCTCACCTTCCAttccagagagagagagaagcagaGGGCGAGCAAGTGAATGATAGCTAGACAGAGAGGCAAGGCATGGCAGGCTCCATGCAGCTTGTGAGATGTAACTAGGTAGGGTGGGGCGGCGGCAGTGGTGGTGTGGTGGTACGAGCATGATGGTGGGGGTGGGCGATCTTGTGCTGGCTGCTCCGGCGATCCTGCTCGCCTTGCTCCTGACTCTGGTGCTGAGCCACTTCCTGCCTTTGCTCCTCAACCCCAAGGCTCCGAGGGGCAGCTTTGGATGGCCCCTTGTTGGCGAGACCCTCAGGTTCCTCACCCCTCACGCCTCCAACACGCTGGGTAGCTTCCTGGAGGATCACTGCTCCAGGTActtttattttcttcttcttttttgttaTCATTCACCACAGCCACACCACACCTCAAGATTTCTCCACGATGCAATCAAGCACGTAGTATTGTTTATCATTTACTCATGTGGCAGCAAAAGATGATGCATGTCGTGCATGTTGTCCTGACTCAGCACCTTTATCTTCCTGTCTTTGCTCCAAGGCTGTGATATATTTGAATTTCTACAGGTTTTGTGCACAGAACCTGTTTCTGAAAAAGTTTTACCTATTGTTTTGTGGGGGAGAGAGGATGGAAAGATCTCATAAGACCCCCTATCAAATGATGGCAACTTAACAACATGAAAAAAGATCTAACATTGCAGTTGATGTGATGATGATGCAGGTATGGGAGGGTGTTCAAGTCCCATCTGTTCTGCACCCCCACCGTAGTGTCCTGTGACCAGGAGCTGAACCACTTCATCCTGCAGAATGAGGAGAGGTTGTTCCAGTGCAGCTACCCCAGGCCAATTCATGGCATACTGGGCAAGTCCTCCATGCTGGTGGTCCTCGGGGAGGACCACAAGCGGCTCAGGAACCTTGCGCTGGCCCTCGTCACCTCCACCAAGCTCAAGCCAAGCTACCTTGGCGACATTGAGAGGATTGCGCTGCACATAGTCGGGTCATGGCACGGCAAGGGCGGCAGCATCACCTTCTGCGAGGAGGCAAGAAAGGTTGGTCTCCCCGTGCATGCACTAACTACAACCAAAGCTGGCTAGGCATGCATCAGTAGGGACATGATCCCGTCAAACATGGACGAAAAACTCTGCACATGTTACCTATGGCTACATCATCATGCTGTTACTTGCTGATGCATCATCACATATTTTTTCAAACGCTGGCTTTGACTTACCAGGGTCATTCTTCTCCGTATTTTGACTCTCTTTTTCTGACTTTTTTTTTCCTTTGGCACAGTTTGCGTTCAGTGTGATAGTGAAGCAGGTGCTGGGGCTGTCGCCAGAGGAGCCTGTCACTGCCATGATACTGGAGGACTTCCTCACCTTCATGAAGGGCCTCATCTCTTTCCCTCTCCGCATCCCAGGGACCCCATACGCCAAAGCTGTCCAGGTAACTAAGTAAACAACTCTGGAATACCACCTTCTTAAACTGTCAAAGTTTCCAGCACTTCTTATCTACTTCACCATGCATCAGGCTCATGAAACTCTGGTATATATTGTTCTAACACTGACTGAGGTTCTTGGGTATGCCGATCATTCCTCACAGGCCAGAGAGAGGATATCAAGCACTGTGAAGGGCATTATCGAGGAGAGGAGGAAGGCTGACTGCTGCAAGAGGGATGATTTCCTCAACGTGCTCCTGTCAACCGATGAACTCTCTGACGAGGAGAAAGTGAGCTTTGTGCTGGACTCCCTGCTAGGAGGATACGAGACCACCTCACTCATGATCTCCATGGTCGTCTACTTCCTTGGGCAGTCAGCTCAAGATCTGGACCTAGTGAAGGTACATACATACCTGATCAAGCTTAAGCCACAGGTGATTGGTGGTTGCGTGCATGTGTCACTTATTATATATGAACATGCTGTGCATGCAGAGGGAGCATCAAGGCATAAGATCTACCAAAGCAAAGGAGGAGTGCTTGAGCTCTGAGGACTACAAGAAGATGGAATATACCCAACATGTAAGTAAGATGATGATCATTCAGTACACGCTTTAGGATATGTAGCCGGTTGGTAAGCAGGGATCCTTTTTTCTTTCTATTATCAGACATCCACCAAATATGTGACCCTTCAGAATTTATGTTTTTTCTGTCCGTATGCCTGCCTATATCTGGAATTTTTACTAGAGCAAACAACACTTTGCAAGAACAGTGCAAATGGGGAAGGAAGGGTCTCTTAATTTGTTCTGTAATAATTGGAATGGTTCAATGATACATACATACATGCGTGGATGTCCTTTCAGGTTATCAATGAGGCGCTGAGATGTGGAAACATTGTCAAGTTTGTCCACAGGAAGGCCCTCAAAGATGTCAGATACAAAGGTAATTAACCCTGCTAGTACTTGGGGCTTTCCCAGCAGATCCCATTGTGCTCATCACATGATAATGGATCAGGCAAAGGGGGCGGTTGGGCCTTTATTGCTGATTTGTGAGCATTGTTATTCCTAAACACCTAGCTTTTGATAGAAGATGCTCAAAAGCAAGTGGACCTCTTCTTTTGCTCTGTTGCAGAGTATCTGATTCCATCTGGCTGGAAGGTCCTACCTGTTTTCAGTGCTGTTCATTTGAACCCCTCGCTTCATGGAAATGCCCAACAGTTTCAGCCTTGCAGATGGGAGGTATGTCTGATTTCCATACCATGTGCACGGGCATCTATATTTGTAGTCAAGTAATGAATACATCTTAGTTTATGCAGATTAGCTTTAACATAATATGCTTGTTTAGGGAAGCCTAACTTTGACATAATATGCTTTTTATGAACTATTTTATACAATGAAAAGGTGAGAACAAATCAGAAGAGCTTATCTGTAGCTTTGAGAGAATCTTCTTTAAGGTTGCTCTGTTAACTAATTGATGCCTTTAATTAGTGAGTGTCCAACTAACCCATGCCATAATAATTACTTGCAACTATCCTGGTATCTTCAGATGCCAAGCAGGCTTTGGCTGAGGGCCTAGTGCCTTCTGTACATGGTCCTAACCATGATTCCTCACTCAAAGCCAGCATCCTTGGCTTTGCTTCTTCATTTTCTTAACTCCCTTGATGAAGCTAGCTCATATGCATGACTTGTACAATTGATTGATGCAACAGGGCCCAAGCCAAGGTACAAGCAAGAAGTTTACACCATTCGGCGGTGGCACCAGGCTCTGCCCTGGATCAGAGCTTGCCAAAGTAGAGGCTGCTTTCTTCCTCCATCACCTTGTGCTCAATTTCAGGTAAAACACTTCTCCTAGCCGATTAAGAGATACACATGTAGCAACTAACGCAGCAAGAGCAACAAATCGGAGAAACGAAGAACCTAAATATTTTGTAAGGATAAATCAACTTAAGAATGAAATTAACCAGAGGAAATATGAATAGCATGACCACAGATTGATGCAGTCTCATACTAGTGGAGATGCTGTGCAAACATGGCAGCATGGAGTATCCAATAAGTATGGCATGCAAGTTGAGTGGTACCAAATCTGGTCCATAGATATCTGCAGTTATCAGATTGTGACAGAAGAAAATGCATCTCCCTCTACTTTTTTTCAGAGCAAGGAGATAAGTGCTTACTGAATCTCTATAGTTACTGATCATGGTATAATTTGGCACCCTGCAGATGGAAAATCGATGGCGATGACATTCCAATGGCATACCCGTACGTGGAGTTCCCGAGAGGCCTGCCGATAGAAATCGAGCCGATTTGCTCTGAATCTTGACTGGGTTCTTGCAGCTGCAAACATGGCGGTGAGTGAAAAAAGAGATTGCAAGCAGTGAAGCGAAGAAGCACCGATGACTAGCTTAGCTTAGCTAGTTCCTGGAATGGGGTAGCTGAGGAGGTTGTGATCTCCTCTGTACATGGTGTACATATATTTTGTCCATTGTGATTACTTGAGGTGGTTGGGTCACCCTGTTACATCCTCCACTGTCTGGACTACTATCCTATAGAAAAAAAATGGGCTCCTGGTGTTTACATTTACTTCTGAAATTCGTTATGGGGAGATATGTATGAACCGGACCTCACTGAAACTTCGAAACAACGTTCTTATCCTTGCCAAACAGACCATGTAAGTCCCAAAAAATAAAGACCATGTAAGAGAACATTGGGAATTTGGCATAAGCACACCAGTCAGCAGAGAGTGAAGTTATTGTTTAAAACTGGTACTATTTAACCTTAGTGTTTACAAAAGATTCATGTAAACCAGTATGGGGAGATTCTACAAGGGACATTTGGATAGAACGAACAAGTCCTTCAGAATTCAGTTGAAACTCCCATGCTCCAATGGATAATGAGAGGAGATCAATGAACAGAGGCTTTGTTCAGGAGTTTAGAGAATGATTGCAAAAAAACTATGGCCCATACAGGTCTCGAACCTGTGACCTTCGCGTTATTAGCACGACGCTCTAACCAGCTGAGCTAATAGGCCTTGTGTAAACTGAGAAAGTAAACCACTTATATATGAATCATATATTCTCGTAAGTTCCAGAATCAGTCAAAGCGTATGACCTCTCTTATTTTTTTTTCCAGTTCCAAATCAGTCAGGGCGTATGTTGGAGAAAATATGACGTACTGGCAGACGACAATACGCTCGACtctaagggcatgtacaatggtggtatatggatacataTATCTCATTGAAAAAAA
This sequence is a window from Triticum urartu cultivar G1812 unplaced genomic scaffold, Tu2.1 TuUngrouped_contig_2475, whole genome shotgun sequence. Protein-coding genes within it:
- the LOC125526986 gene encoding cytochrome P450 724B1, with product MMVGVGDLVLAAPAILLALLLTLVLSHFLPLLLNPKAPRGSFGWPLVGETLRFLTPHASNTLGSFLEDHCSRYGRVFKSHLFCTPTVVSCDQELNHFILQNEERLFQCSYPRPIHGILGKSSMLVVLGEDHKRLRNLALALVTSTKLKPSYLGDIERIALHIVGSWHGKGGSITFCEEARKFAFSVIVKQVLGLSPEEPVTAMILEDFLTFMKGLISFPLRIPGTPYAKAVQARERISSTVKGIIEERRKADCCKRDDFLNVLLSTDELSDEEKVSFVLDSLLGGYETTSLMISMVVYFLGQSAQDLDLVKREHQGIRSTKAKEECLSSEDYKKMEYTQHVINEALRCGNIVKFVHRKALKDVRYKEYLIPSGWKVLPVFSAVHLNPSLHGNAQQFQPCRWEGPSQGTSKKFTPFGGGTRLCPGSELAKVEAAFFLHHLVLNFRWKIDGDDIPMAYPYVEFPRGLPIEIEPICSES